The proteins below are encoded in one region of Sminthopsis crassicaudata isolate SCR6 chromosome 1, ASM4859323v1, whole genome shotgun sequence:
- the TCTA gene encoding T-cell leukemia translocation-altered gene protein isoform X2 — protein MAAESGSELGWQTLPTTVLGALSTLGSEFLREWEAQDMRVTLFKLLLLWLVLSLLGIQLAWGVYGSTVTGLYHRPSSGLGGQNGSTPDGSSLFPPWETSENESIKTHRE, from the exons ATGGCGGCTGAATCTGGGTCCGAGTTGGGCTGGCAAACTCTGCCCACGACCGTCCTGGGCGCTCTCAGCACTCTGGGCAGTGAATTCCTGCGCGAGTGGGAGGCGCAGGATATGCGTGTGACCCTCTTCAAGTTGCTGCTCCTGTGGCTGGTGCTGAGCCTCCTGGGGATCCAGCTGGCGTGGGGGGTGTACGGAAGCACCGTGACCGGCCTGTACCACCGCCCGTCCTCGG GTCTGGGAGGCCAGAATGGCTCCACGCCCGATGGTTCTTCCTTGTTTCCTCCATG gGAAACATCAGAAAATGAATCAATCAAAACTCATCGTGAATGA
- the TCTA gene encoding T-cell leukemia translocation-altered gene protein isoform X1: MAAESGSELGWQTLPTTVLGALSTLGSEFLREWEAQDMRVTLFKLLLLWLVLSLLGIQLAWGVYGSTVTGLYHRPSSGKHQKMNQSKLIVNEERRPQGFGSHATSALAVYLCWIPMPRAPLTPVGLFWGRDQSREWCRFEETIRNNTGVKS, from the exons ATGGCGGCTGAATCTGGGTCCGAGTTGGGCTGGCAAACTCTGCCCACGACCGTCCTGGGCGCTCTCAGCACTCTGGGCAGTGAATTCCTGCGCGAGTGGGAGGCGCAGGATATGCGTGTGACCCTCTTCAAGTTGCTGCTCCTGTGGCTGGTGCTGAGCCTCCTGGGGATCCAGCTGGCGTGGGGGGTGTACGGAAGCACCGTGACCGGCCTGTACCACCGCCCGTCCTCGG gGAAACATCAGAAAATGAATCAATCAAAACTCATCGTGAATGAAGAAAGAAGGCCTCAAGGGTTTGGCTCTCATGCTACTTCTGCACTAGCAGTCTATCTTTGTTGGATTCCTATGCCAAGGGCCCCACTGACACCAGTTGGTTTATTTTGGGGGAGAGACCAGTCTAGAGAATGGTGTAGGTTTGAGGAAACCATAAGAAATAATACTGGGGTCAAATCCTAG